In Streptococcus parapneumoniae, the genomic stretch CGAGGTAACAGCTAGTACAGCTTATGCTGCCCGTTTTATTTCCGAACATCCAGACCAGCCTTATGCAGCCATTGCACCAAGAAGTTCTACTGAGGAATATGGCTTGGAACTGATTGCTGAGGATATTCAGGAAATGGAAGCCAATTTCACACGTTTCTGGGTTCTGGGATCTAAAGGTGTGGCTATTCCCTTGCAAGCACAAACTGAGAAAATGACTTTGGCCTTGACCTTACCTGACAACCTTCCAGGTGCACTTTATAAGGCACTGTCGACCTTTGCTTGGCGAGGAATTGACTTAACAAAAATTGAAAGTCGTCCACTCAAGACAGCACTGGGAGAATACTTTTTCATTATCGATGTGGACTATGCTGATAAGGGCCTGGTCCACTTTGCCCAAAAAGAATTAGAAGCCATCGGAATCCAGTATAAGGTTCTGGGTGCCTATCCTATTTATCCAATATCAGACCATGGAAAGGAGAGAAGATGAGTAAAGAAAATCCTCTCAGTCATCATGAAAAATTACGTTATGATTATTTGCTAAAAAATATTCACTATCTCAATGAGAGAGAAAAAAATGAGTTTGCCTATTTGCAAGAAAAGCTAACTCTTGCTAGGGTAAATAGTAGTTCCAGCTTGGAACAAGAAAGAGAAGAGCAGGTTGACTTACCAAGCTATGCGAACCGGAGTCGCTCACAATCCAAATCACAAGCACACTCTGCTCCTCCCAAAAAGAAAAGACGGAAGCTCCGTCTTAAACGCATTTTTATGGTGATTTTCTCTCTTCTAGTCTGTGTGGCTTTAGCCATGGTATTCATGTTTTTACGTGGTTATCAAGATGCTAGTGCAAAGAAAACTGCTGATGCCAAGGCAGCACAGGTTCAAGTCTTTAATGGTCAGGACACTAGAGACGGGGTTAATATTTTGATCATGGGGACGGATGGTCGAATCGGCCAAAACAGTGCTGAGACGCGGACGGACTCTATTATGGTATTAAATGTTGGCGGCTCAGATAAGAAAATGAAGCTGGTCAGTTTCATGCGTGACAATTTGGTTTATATAGACGGTTACAGCCAAGTCATTAACGGTAGAAAACAGACGGATAATAAGTTAAACGTAGCCTACGAGTTAGGAGAACAAGAGGGACAAAAAGGGGCAGAAATGGTTCGCCAAGTCTTGAAAGATAATTTTGACTTGGACATTAAGTACTATGCCTTGGTCGATTTTCAGGCCTTTGCAACAGCGATTGACACACTTTTCCCTGATGGGGTGACAATTGATGCTCAATTTTCAACATTGAATGGGCGTCCACTAACAGAAGCTACAGTCGGAGATGATTTACACGCTACTGAGACTGAGTCTCCAACCCAGACTATTAAAGTCGGAAAACAGCAGATGAACGGTTCAACCTTGCTCAATTATGCTCGTTTCCGTGATGACGATGAGGCGGATTACGGCCGTACCAAAAGACAGCAGCAAGTTTTAACAGCAATTTTAGAGCAAATTAAAGATCCCACTAAACTTTTCACTGGTTCTGAAGCTCTTGGAAAGGTTTTTGCTATGACCTCAACCAACGCACCCTATACTTTCCTCCTAACAAACGGTTTATCTGTTTTGGATGGAGCAAAAAATGGTATTGAAAAATTGACGATTCCAGAACTAGGTGACTGGGTAGATGCCTATGATGTTTATGGAGGCTTGGGCTTGCTGGTTGATCAAAACAAATATCAGAATAAATTGTCTCAGATGGGTTTGAGATAAGATAAGACAGAAAAATCAAAGCTTGAAGGCTATTTATCTAGCAGTCAGGCTTTGATTTTTTACAGTCTGCAATAGATTTTCACCCCCTATTTGTGGTATAATGAAACGATACGATAGAAAGAATAATGAATAATATGACTGATTTAAAAGCAATTCAGGCTCGAAGTCTGGAGATGGCTGAATACTTTGTGGCCTTTTGCAAGGAGCATGATTTACTTTGTTATCTCTGTGGAGGGGGTGCTATTGGTGCCCTTCGAAACAAGGGTTTTATTCCTTGGGATGACGACCTAGACTTTTTTATGCCTCGTAAAGATTATGAGAAATTAGCAGAATTATGGCCTCGTTATGCAGATGAACGTTATTTCTTGTCAAAGAGTCACAAGGATTTTGTCGACCGCAATCTTTTTATTACAATTCGTGACAAGGAAACGACCTGTATCAAACCTTATCAACAGGATTTGGATTTGCCACATGGTCTGGCCTTGGATGTTTTGCCTTTGGATTATTATCCTAAAAATCCAGCTGAGCGGAAAAAACAGGTTCGTTGGGCACTGATTTATTCACTCTTTTGTGCGCAAACTGTTCCGGAAAAGCATGGCGCACTTATGAAATGGGGAAGCCGCATTTTACTGGGTGTGACTCCAAAATCTCTCCGTTATCGCATTTGGAAAAAAGCTGAGAAAGAAATGACCAAGTATAGTCTGGATGAGAGCGATGGCATCACAGAATTATGCTCAGGTCCTGGCTACATGAGAAACAAGTACCTAATCGCATCTTTTGAAGACAATCTTTTCTTACCATTTGAAGGGACAGAGATGCCTATTCCAGTTGGCTATGATGCCTATCTCAGCACTGCTTTTGGGGATTATATGACACCACCACCAGCAGACAAGCAAGTACCACATCATGATGCTGTCATCGCTGATATGGATAAGTCTTATACAGAATACAAGGGAGAATATGGTGGCTAAGAAAAAAATCTTATTTTTTATGTGGTCTTTTTCTCTCGGGGGTGGAGCAGAGAAGATTCTGTCGACAATTGTTTCAAATCTGGATCCAGAAAAGTATGATATTGATATTCTTGAAATGGAGCACTTTGACAAGGGATACGAATCTGTTCCCAAGCATGTAGGCATTTTAAAATCCCTTCAAGATTATCGCCAAGCTAGATGGTTACGAGCTTTTTTGTGGAGAATGAGAATTTATTTTCCAAGGCTGACTCGTCGCTTGCTTGTAAAAGATGACTATGATGTTGAAGTTTCTTTTACCATTATGAATCCACCACTGTTGTTTTCTAAAAGAAAAGAAGTCAAGAAAATCTCTTGGATTCATGGAAGTATCGAAGAATTTCTTAAGGATAGCTCAAAAAGGAAATCACATAGACGCCAGTTGGATGCCGCGGATACTATTGTAGGGATTTCAAAAAAGACTAGTCATTCTATCAAGGAAGTCTATCCAGATTATGATTCGAAATTACGGACGGTCTACAATGGATATGATTTTAAGACTATTTTAGAAAAATCTCAAGAGAAGATCGATATCGAGATTGCACCTCAAAGTATCTGTACTATCGGACGGATTGAGGAAAATAAGGGTTCTGACCGTGTAGTGGAAGTGATACGATTATTACACCAAGAGGGAAAAAACTATCACCTTTACTTTATAGGTGCTGGTGGTATGGAAGAAGAACTGAAAAAACGAGTCAAAGAGTATGGGATTGAGGACTATGTACATTTCCTTGGTTATCAAAAAAATCCTTACCAGTATTTGTCTCAGATGAAGGTCCTCTTGTCTATGTCTAAACAAGAAGGTTTTCCTGGAGTGTATGTGGAAGCCTTGAGTCTGGGTCTTCCTTTTGTCTCTACGGATGTCGGAGGGGCTGAGGAATTATCCCAAGAAGGACGATTTGGACAAATCATTGAGAGCAATCAAGAGGCAGCTCAGGCAATTACGAACTATATGACTTCTGCCTCAAACTTTGATGTCGATGAGGCTAGTCAATTCATTCAACAATTTACAATTGCCAAACAAATCGAACAAGTAGAAAAACTATTAGAGGAGTAGCATGGAAACTGCATTAATTAGTGTGATTGTGCCAGTCTATAATGTGGCGCAGTACCTAGAAAAATCGATAGCTTCCATTCAGAAGCAGACCTATCAAAATCTGGAAATTATTCTTGTTGATGATGGTGCAACAGATGAAAGTGGTCGCTTGTGTGATTCAATCGCTGAACTAGATGACAGGGTGTCAGTA encodes the following:
- the psr gene encoding polyisoprenyl-teichoic acid--peptidoglycan teichoic acid transferase Psr → MSKENPLSHHEKLRYDYLLKNIHYLNEREKNEFAYLQEKLTLARVNSSSSLEQEREEQVDLPSYANRSRSQSKSQAHSAPPKKKRRKLRLKRIFMVIFSLLVCVALAMVFMFLRGYQDASAKKTADAKAAQVQVFNGQDTRDGVNILIMGTDGRIGQNSAETRTDSIMVLNVGGSDKKMKLVSFMRDNLVYIDGYSQVINGRKQTDNKLNVAYELGEQEGQKGAEMVRQVLKDNFDLDIKYYALVDFQAFATAIDTLFPDGVTIDAQFSTLNGRPLTEATVGDDLHATETESPTQTIKVGKQQMNGSTLLNYARFRDDDEADYGRTKRQQQVLTAILEQIKDPTKLFTGSEALGKVFAMTSTNAPYTFLLTNGLSVLDGAKNGIEKLTIPELGDWVDAYDVYGGLGLLVDQNKYQNKLSQMGLR
- a CDS encoding glycosyltransferase, with the protein product MVAKKKILFFMWSFSLGGGAEKILSTIVSNLDPEKYDIDILEMEHFDKGYESVPKHVGILKSLQDYRQARWLRAFLWRMRIYFPRLTRRLLVKDDYDVEVSFTIMNPPLLFSKRKEVKKISWIHGSIEEFLKDSSKRKSHRRQLDAADTIVGISKKTSHSIKEVYPDYDSKLRTVYNGYDFKTILEKSQEKIDIEIAPQSICTIGRIEENKGSDRVVEVIRLLHQEGKNYHLYFIGAGGMEEELKKRVKEYGIEDYVHFLGYQKNPYQYLSQMKVLLSMSKQEGFPGVYVEALSLGLPFVSTDVGGAEELSQEGRFGQIIESNQEAAQAITNYMTSASNFDVDEASQFIQQFTIAKQIEQVEKLLEE
- the pheA gene encoding prephenate dehydratase translates to MKIAYLGPKGSFSHHVVQTAFPHEELQAFANITDVIKAYEQGLVDYSVVPVENSIEGSVHETLDYLFHQARIQAVAEIVQPIHQQLMVVPGHNKIEKIFSHPQALAQGKKFIDEQYPEAQIEVTASTAYAARFISEHPDQPYAAIAPRSSTEEYGLELIAEDIQEMEANFTRFWVLGSKGVAIPLQAQTEKMTLALTLPDNLPGALYKALSTFAWRGIDLTKIESRPLKTALGEYFFIIDVDYADKGLVHFAQKELEAIGIQYKVLGAYPIYPISDHGKERR
- a CDS encoding phosphorylcholine transferase LicD, which codes for MNNMTDLKAIQARSLEMAEYFVAFCKEHDLLCYLCGGGAIGALRNKGFIPWDDDLDFFMPRKDYEKLAELWPRYADERYFLSKSHKDFVDRNLFITIRDKETTCIKPYQQDLDLPHGLALDVLPLDYYPKNPAERKKQVRWALIYSLFCAQTVPEKHGALMKWGSRILLGVTPKSLRYRIWKKAEKEMTKYSLDESDGITELCSGPGYMRNKYLIASFEDNLFLPFEGTEMPIPVGYDAYLSTAFGDYMTPPPADKQVPHHDAVIADMDKSYTEYKGEYGG